A region of Malaciobacter marinus DNA encodes the following proteins:
- a CDS encoding response regulator transcription factor: MKNQEINEILNSLTIAYVEDEKNIRENMSKTLNLLCNNCIDFQSAEELLNYYEKNSVHIIITDINLPNMNGIELIKKIREKDEKIPIILLTAYIETQYLFDAIKYKVVEYLPKPIDYETLIQALLKATKDLINNGNYMIKINEKLFFNVLNKELLTIDKEKIPLTPKELKLLNLFIKNKNKIVTYEEIKNQIWENSYEVTESAFKNLINKLRNKISKDSIVNISKIGYRLNIKD; this comes from the coding sequence TTGAAAAATCAAGAAATTAATGAAATTCTCAATAGCCTTACTATTGCATACGTAGAAGATGAAAAAAATATTAGAGAAAATATGAGCAAAACACTAAATCTTCTTTGTAATAACTGTATAGATTTCCAATCTGCTGAGGAATTACTTAATTATTATGAAAAAAATTCTGTGCATATAATAATCACAGATATCAATCTTCCCAACATGAATGGAATTGAATTAATAAAAAAAATAAGAGAAAAAGATGAAAAAATACCTATCATTTTGCTTACAGCTTATATTGAAACACAATATTTATTTGATGCAATAAAATATAAAGTTGTTGAATATTTACCAAAACCTATTGATTATGAAACATTGATTCAAGCACTTTTAAAAGCTACAAAAGATTTGATAAATAACGGTAATTATATGATAAAAATAAATGAAAAATTATTTTTTAATGTATTAAATAAAGAGTTACTAACTATTGATAAGGAAAAAATACCATTAACACCAAAAGAGTTAAAATTACTAAATCTTTTTATAAAGAATAAAAATAAAATAGTTACTTATGAAGAGATAAAAAATCAAATTTGGGAAAACTCTTATGAAGTAACAGAGTCTGCTTTTAAAAACTTAATAAATAAATTAAGAAATAAAATAAGCAAAGACTCTATTGTAAATATTTCTAAAATAGGATATAGATTAAATATCAAAGATTAA
- a CDS encoding AI-2E family transporter: protein MLEKTNLKYYFFYIATSVIIVAGFKAASEVIIILLLAIFIASILSAFLNFLTAKKIPKLLAYMILISVLAVLILLLTYMLNSSLTNFATNLPDYEQKIKDSIVLLINYAQEFGFTVNKDEILKAINFSYFFKFTTDIIGNIGSIFSKALLVFIGVAFILSETKVFEKKLKVIFNKDKTRLLNFRLFSQNLQKYFTVKTFTSFLTGSFIFITLFFFNIDYPILWAVVAFLFNFIPVVGSIVAAIPAVLLSLVAGDFEVTIWLIVIYMIVNITISNVLEPKFMGKELGLSPMIIFFSLIFWGWILGIVGMFLAVPITMTLKIAFESANNTRWIGVLLSDLSRRNSRI, encoded by the coding sequence ATGTTAGAAAAAACAAATTTGAAATATTATTTTTTTTATATAGCAACTTCGGTTATTATAGTAGCTGGATTTAAAGCTGCATCAGAAGTTATTATTATACTTTTATTAGCAATATTTATTGCTTCAATTTTATCAGCTTTTTTAAATTTTTTAACTGCAAAAAAAATTCCAAAACTTTTAGCATATATGATTTTGATCTCTGTATTAGCAGTATTAATATTACTTTTAACTTATATGTTGAATTCTTCTTTAACAAATTTTGCAACCAATCTACCCGATTATGAACAAAAAATAAAAGATTCAATTGTTTTACTGATAAACTATGCTCAAGAGTTTGGCTTTACAGTAAATAAAGATGAAATTTTAAAAGCTATAAATTTCAGTTATTTTTTTAAATTTACTACAGATATAATTGGAAATATAGGCTCTATTTTTTCAAAAGCTTTATTGGTTTTCATAGGAGTTGCTTTTATTTTATCAGAAACAAAAGTTTTTGAAAAAAAGTTAAAAGTTATATTTAATAAAGATAAAACAAGATTATTAAATTTTAGATTATTCTCTCAAAATCTTCAAAAATATTTTACTGTTAAAACTTTTACTAGTTTTTTGACGGGTAGTTTTATTTTTATCACATTATTTTTCTTTAATATTGATTATCCAATACTTTGGGCAGTTGTTGCCTTTTTGTTTAACTTTATTCCTGTTGTAGGCTCAATAGTTGCAGCAATTCCAGCTGTTTTATTATCACTTGTTGCAGGAGATTTTGAAGTTACTATTTGGTTAATTGTTATTTATATGATTGTAAATATAACAATTAGTAATGTTTTAGAGCCTAAATTTATGGGTAAAGAACTTGGTCTTTCTCCTATGATAATCTTCTTTTCTCTTATTTTTTGGGGGTGGATACTGGGAATTGTAGGAATGTTTTTAGCTGTTCCAATTACTATGACTTTAAAAATTGCCTTTGAATCAGCTAATAATACAAGATGGATTGGAGTATTACTCTCAGATTTAAGTAGAAGAAATTCTAGAATTTAA